The Papaver somniferum cultivar HN1 chromosome 3, ASM357369v1, whole genome shotgun sequence genome includes a region encoding these proteins:
- the LOC113361732 gene encoding protein NDR1-like — protein MPSKERCQCYLGLLLTPCIIGLVVWLTIRSSPPGFSIHKFTVPALNQTSLDFKNSKTINATISFEAKLKNENKEKGIYYDALNLTLFYYYEKNLSFLPIGNLLLPPFYQGREKTATRRNSTQIHGVPWDYARMKASEGNKSKAPALFRVNLETKVRYKSLLWKSKRHKISESVNITVNEHGKSCANSLHFNYLLLSNQVTSTIVGMILSSSIMLLL, from the coding sequence ATGCCGAGTAAAGAACGCTGCCAATGCTATCTAGGATTGTTACTAACTCCATGTATAATAGGTTTAGTAGTTTGGCTTACTATCCGTTCTTCTCCACCCGGTTTTTCCATTCACAAATTTACAGTTCCCGCACTTAACCAAACCTCATTAgatttcaaaaattcaaaaaccatCAATGCAACCATATCTTTTGAAGCAAAACTGAAGAATGAGAACAAAGAAAAGGGTATTTATTATGATGCTCTTAACCTTACATTATTTTATTACTACGAAAAAAACTTGAGTTTTTTGCCTATTGGAAATCTTTTATTACCTCCGTTCTATCAAGGTCGTGAAAAAACAGCTACACGTAGAAACTCCACTCAGATTCATGGAGTTCCTTGGGACTATGCTAGAATGAAGGCTTCTGAAGGAAATAAGAGTAAGGCGCCGGCGTTGTTTCGAGTAAATTTGGAGACGAAAGTCAGATATAAGAGTCTGTTGTGGAAATCTAAGAGACATAAGATTAGTGAATCAGTTAACATTACTGTTAATGAACACGGTAAATCTTGTGCAAATTCTTTGCATTTCAATTATTTATTACTGAGTAATCAAGTGACTAGTACTATAGTAGGAATGATTTTAAGTTCAAGTATCATGCTTTTGTTGTAA